The stretch of DNA CGGCACTGCTGCACGACGTGGTGGAAGACACCGCCACCACGTCGGAGGAACTCGGCGACACCTTCGGCAGGGAGGTGGCCAACCTGGTGGAGGGGGTAACCAAGATCTCCAAAATCAGGGGGCAGAGCCACTGGGCGCGCGCGGCGGAGTCGATCCGCAAGATGCTGTTCGCCATGGTGCGCGACGTGCGGGTGATCCTGATCAAGCTCGCCGACAAGCTGCACAACATGCGCACCCTGGAGGCGCTCAACGAGGAAAACCGCGTGCGCATCGCGCGCGAGTGCATGGACATCTACTGCCCGCTGGCGGGGCGGCTGGGCCTGTACCGGATCCGCACCGAGTTGGAGGACCTGGCGATGAAGTACCTCCACCCGCGCGTGTACGAACATCTCAAGGAGTTCGTGGCCGCCACCCGGGCGGAGCGCGACGCCCTCCTGGCGCAGATCACCGAGCAGATCACCGAGGCGGCGCAGGGGCGCAACCTGCACCTGCGCGTGGAGAGCCGCGCCAAGCACTTCTACTCCATCTACCAGAAGATGAAGGAGCGCGGGCACGCCGCCGACGAGATCTACGATCTGCTCGGGGTGCGCATCGTGTGCTCCTCCACGCACGAGTGCTACGAGATTCTGGGCCTGGTGCATCAACTGTGGAAGCCGATCGAGGGGCGCTTCAAGGACTACATCGCGATGCCCAAGTCGAACCGGTACCAGAGCCTGCACACGACGGTGATGGGGCCGGGCGGGGCGACCATCGAGATTCAGATCCGCAGCGGCGAGATGCACGAGACCGCCGAGAACGGCATCGCGGCCCACTGGCTGTACAAGTCGCGGCGCAGCGGCGATGCGTCCACCGTGACCCGCGAGTTGTCGATCATCAACAAGCTGCGCGACTGGCAGGGGGCGCAGGCCGCCTCCACCGACTTTCTGAGCGAGATCAAGCGCGAGCTGCTGAGCGACTCGATCTACGTGTTCACGCCCAAGGGCGACATCATCGAGTTGCCGCGCGGGTCCACGCCGATCGACTTCGCCTACCATATCCATACCGAGATCGGGAACCGCTGCATGGCGGCGAAGGCGAACGGCTCCATCGTGGCGCTGTCCGCGGAACTGAAGAACACCCAGGTGATTCAGATCATTACCAACGCGCGCGCGCGACCGCACGTCGGCTGGCTGCGATCGGTGAAGACGTCGCGTGCGCGGCAGAAGATTCGCCACTGGTTGACGCAGGAGAACCCCGACCTGATCATCCAGCGCAACATCGTGGCGCAACCGGCGCGGCCGCCGGCGCCGTCTCGCCCGCGTCCGGCGGAGCGAAAACCGGAGGCAGCGCCGGCGCCGCGGCCCGACGCCGACGACGCGGCGTGGCGGGTGGGGCTGGCCGAGGGCAACGACGCCGGCCTGCTGATCCAGTTGGCGCGCTGTTGCCGGCCCAAGCCTTCCGACGAGATTGTCGGCTACGTGTCGCGCGGGCGCGGCATCATCGTGCACCGGGCGCGCTGCGCAAACGCGCGCAACATGCGCGACTTCAACGAGCGCGCGGTGGAGGTGGCGTGGGAGACGCCGGACCCGCGGCAGAGCTACAGCTTCTCGGTGACCGCGGAGCCGGATGCGCGCCTGTACTCGGAGATCGAGCGGATCATCCACAAGGACGGCGGCAAGCTGCTGTCGGGCAAGCTGGAGGAGAACGCGGAGGCGAACCTGACCGGGCGCTTCACGATCGAGGTCAACAGCCGGCGCGACTACGGGCGCGTGGTCAAGCACTTGAAGAGCCTGGACGCGGTCAAGTCGCTGCACCGCCTGAGCTGACTCGGCCGGCGCCCGCCCAGCGGCGGGGGGCGGGCGTTCGGCGCAGCCAGCCGTGGTCCAGGTACCACCGCGCGGTGAGGGCGATGGCGTCGCGGGTGCTGAGCCGTGGGCGGTAGCCAAGCTGCGCGGCGATGCGGGAGGTGGCCAGGAGCCAGGCCGGCTGCGCGATTTCGCGCAGCTTGTCGCGGCTCAGCAGCAGATCGCGGCGCAACAGGCGGCCGGCTGCTGCCAGGGGCAGGCCGGCGACGGCGAGCGCCGCCTGCGGCACCGGTACCCGCAGCGCGCGGCGTCCGTATGCTTCGGCGATCCAGAGCGCTACGGTGTTCATGGTGAGCACGCCGTGGTCGGCGACGTGGTAGACGCGCTGCCCGGAGTGCTGCGGGCGGTCGAGGGCGAGCAGGAGCGCATCCACCAGGTTGCCGACGTACACCATGCTCAGCCGGCTGGCGGGCACCAGTTCCGGGCGCAGGCCGCCGTGCACCAGCCGGAAGTAGGCGAAGATGTCGCGGTCGCCGGGGCCGTATACCGACGGCGGGCGCACTACCGTCACCGGCAGCCGCGGAAAGCGCAGGCGCACGCGCTCGGCGGCCAGCTTGCTGCGCCCGTACGCGGTAACCGGCGCCGGCCGATCGTCCTCGCGGCGCGGACGTCGCCGTGACGACGCTCCTACCGCCGCCTGGCTGCTGACGATGATGAGCTGTTGCAGCGCC from Spirochaetaceae bacterium encodes:
- a CDS encoding bifunctional (p)ppGpp synthetase/guanosine-3',5'-bis(diphosphate) 3'-pyrophosphohydrolase; this encodes MNRFCERLDAAGDEYDDQARRTIVAAARWANARHSGQFRRSGDPFIIHPLEVAAILIESCLDTTTVVAALLHDVVEDTATTSEELGDTFGREVANLVEGVTKISKIRGQSHWARAAESIRKMLFAMVRDVRVILIKLADKLHNMRTLEALNEENRVRIARECMDIYCPLAGRLGLYRIRTELEDLAMKYLHPRVYEHLKEFVAATRAERDALLAQITEQITEAAQGRNLHLRVESRAKHFYSIYQKMKERGHAADEIYDLLGVRIVCSSTHECYEILGLVHQLWKPIEGRFKDYIAMPKSNRYQSLHTTVMGPGGATIEIQIRSGEMHETAENGIAAHWLYKSRRSGDASTVTRELSIINKLRDWQGAQAASTDFLSEIKRELLSDSIYVFTPKGDIIELPRGSTPIDFAYHIHTEIGNRCMAAKANGSIVALSAELKNTQVIQIITNARARPHVGWLRSVKTSRARQKIRHWLTQENPDLIIQRNIVAQPARPPAPSRPRPAERKPEAAPAPRPDADDAAWRVGLAEGNDAGLLIQLARCCRPKPSDEIVGYVSRGRGIIVHRARCANARNMRDFNERAVEVAWETPDPRQSYSFSVTAEPDARLYSEIERIIHKDGGKLLSGKLEENAEANLTGRFTIEVNSRRDYGRVVKHLKSLDAVKSLHRLS
- a CDS encoding NAD-dependent epimerase/dehydratase family protein, yielding MRVAVTGGTGFIGSHLVKALAARGDAVRCLLRPSSDRAALPAAAQPVVAQHLADPAALERLLRGADAVVHLAGLTRSWTPRALHEVNRGGTAALCAVAARAAPALQQLIIVSSQAAVGASSRRRPRREDDRPAPVTAYGRSKLAAERVRLRFPRLPVTVVRPPSVYGPGDRDIFAYFRLVHGGLRPELVPASRLSMVYVGNLVDALLLALDRPQHSGQRVYHVADHGVLTMNTVALWIAEAYGRRALRVPVPQAALAVAGLPLAAAGRLLRRDLLLSRDKLREIAQPAWLLATSRIAAQLGYRPRLSTRDAIALTARWYLDHGWLRRTPAPRRWAGAGRVSSGGAAT